A genome region from Desulfurispora thermophila DSM 16022 includes the following:
- a CDS encoding site-2 protease family protein, producing MEKQAIEQVEPSGEVNEEINQGSESFWIRIKRSRTYKYLAPLLALLALAGKVLKPLLVVLKLSKLGGTFISMLITVVVYALFWGWKFALGFVLLILVHENGHMLAARRAGLPVSNPVFIPFVGAFINLKEMPRDARQEAAIGLGGPLLGGLASLACLGIFALGGGTYWLALGYTGCFLNLFNLVPFSFLDGGRIATAISLWLWLPGAFLLGVLAFKLGNLLLVVILLLGLWEAWGVFKKRNSPEFTAYYGLPGAFRLRMGLVYLTMLTVLGLGMSYAHELLVHLQPQLVK from the coding sequence TTGGAAAAACAAGCGATTGAGCAAGTCGAGCCGTCCGGGGAAGTAAATGAGGAAATTAATCAGGGTTCGGAAAGTTTCTGGATCAGAATCAAACGGAGCAGGACTTACAAATACCTGGCTCCCCTGCTGGCCCTGCTGGCTCTGGCCGGCAAAGTGCTCAAGCCTCTGCTGGTTGTGCTTAAACTCAGCAAGCTGGGCGGCACCTTCATTTCCATGCTGATCACCGTGGTGGTGTATGCCCTGTTCTGGGGCTGGAAGTTCGCCCTGGGTTTTGTGTTGCTCATTCTGGTGCACGAAAATGGTCACATGCTGGCCGCCCGCCGTGCGGGGTTACCGGTGAGCAACCCGGTTTTCATTCCTTTTGTGGGAGCCTTTATCAACCTAAAGGAAATGCCCCGCGATGCCCGCCAGGAGGCCGCCATCGGCCTGGGCGGGCCGCTGTTGGGCGGCCTGGCCTCCCTGGCCTGCCTGGGCATTTTTGCCCTGGGAGGCGGGACCTACTGGTTGGCCCTGGGCTACACGGGCTGTTTTTTAAACCTTTTCAACCTGGTGCCTTTTTCTTTCCTGGATGGCGGGCGTATTGCCACCGCCATTTCCCTGTGGCTGTGGCTGCCCGGAGCTTTCTTGCTGGGCGTGCTGGCCTTTAAGCTGGGCAATCTGTTGCTGGTGGTTATTTTGTTGCTGGGGCTGTGGGAGGCCTGGGGGGTATTTAAAAAGCGGAACTCACCCGAGTTTACCGCCTACTACGGCCTGCCGGGCGCTTTTCGGTTGCGCATGGGGCTGGTTTACCTGACCATGCTTACCGTGCTGGGTTTGGGGATGAGTTATGCCCACGAATTGCTGGTTCATCTGCAACCGCAGTTGGTTAAATAG
- a CDS encoding exonuclease SbcCD subunit D, producing MRFLHTSDWHLGRALEGRSRQSEQEQFVDELCAMARDQQIDAVLVAGDVFDSFNPPAWAEQLFYEALDRLAEGGRRAVVVIAGNHDSPERLTAARPLAGRQGIHLLGWPGEGAGGIAGNGEQLPEGGWKGTGTGERTAGAQNDGGLMCRGGGPAGEHAAGGSVRAMPLEIVVPGCDHSAVLAALPYPSEARLRQLLQESLADEAAGQRAYAVRVRRLFAALAAGFKPDTVNIAVSHLFVQGGLSSDSERPVYWVGGAAAVGPDDLPSSAQYIALGHLHRPQRVTAPVPCRYAGSPLAYSFAEAGQAKSVTVVEARPGLSARVEEVPLSCGRPLVVWQARGLEQVYRWLDEGKDARAWINLEVQVAEPLSRQQIQDLRRACDRFVDIRAICPQAAEQVPLESRAALPPGELFASFYRSQRGAEPDPALVNLFLEILGEQGEPGQ from the coding sequence TTGCGCTTTCTGCACACCTCGGACTGGCACCTGGGGCGCGCCCTGGAGGGGCGCAGCCGTCAGTCCGAACAGGAACAGTTTGTGGACGAGCTGTGTGCCATGGCCCGCGACCAGCAGATCGATGCGGTGCTGGTGGCCGGTGATGTCTTTGACAGCTTTAACCCGCCGGCCTGGGCCGAGCAGCTTTTTTACGAAGCGCTGGACCGCCTGGCGGAGGGCGGACGGCGGGCCGTGGTGGTGATTGCCGGCAACCACGACAGCCCGGAGCGGCTGACGGCGGCCCGCCCCCTGGCCGGGCGGCAGGGCATTCACCTGCTGGGCTGGCCGGGGGAAGGCGCGGGCGGCATTGCCGGGAACGGGGAGCAACTGCCGGAGGGCGGATGGAAGGGAACCGGGACGGGGGAAAGAACTGCCGGTGCACAGAATGATGGGGGACTGATGTGCCGGGGTGGCGGACCCGCGGGGGAGCATGCCGCCGGGGGCTCCGTGCGGGCCATGCCGCTGGAAATAGTTGTACCGGGCTGTGACCACAGCGCCGTGCTGGCCGCCCTGCCCTATCCCTCCGAGGCCAGGCTGCGCCAGTTGCTGCAGGAGTCGCTGGCCGACGAGGCGGCCGGCCAGCGGGCTTACGCGGTTCGGGTACGCCGGCTTTTTGCCGCCCTGGCGGCCGGTTTTAAGCCGGACACGGTAAATATTGCGGTCAGCCACCTCTTTGTGCAGGGGGGCCTCAGCAGCGATTCCGAACGGCCGGTGTACTGGGTGGGCGGTGCGGCCGCCGTGGGGCCGGACGACCTGCCGTCGTCCGCCCAGTACATCGCCCTGGGCCACCTGCACCGGCCGCAGCGGGTGACGGCGCCCGTGCCCTGTCGCTATGCCGGTTCGCCCCTGGCCTACAGCTTTGCCGAGGCCGGCCAGGCCAAATCGGTTACCGTGGTGGAGGCCCGGCCGGGGCTATCGGCCCGGGTGGAGGAAGTACCCCTGTCCTGCGGCCGCCCCCTGGTGGTATGGCAGGCCCGGGGGCTGGAACAGGTTTACCGCTGGCTGGATGAAGGGAAGGACGCCCGGGCCTGGATCAATCTGGAGGTGCAGGTGGCCGAGCCGCTCTCCCGCCAGCAAATTCAGGATTTGCGCCGGGCCTGCGATCGTTTTGTGGACATCCGGGCCATCTGCCCGCAGGCGGCGGAGCAGGTGCCCCTGGAAAGCCGCGCCGCTCTGCCGCCCGGGGAGTTGTTTGCTTCCTTTTACCGCTCCCAGCGGGGTGCCGAGCCCGACCCGGCTCTGGTCAACCTTTTTCTGGAGATACTGGGCGAGCAGGGCGAGCCGGGGCAGTGA
- a CDS encoding AAA family ATPase: MKPLHLKISGLHSFSEPQEIDFRQLCAASLFGIFGPTGSGKSTILDAITLALYGRVDRAARGTQGIMHHAVDRLEVQFTFALGQGGEEAAYRVERVYRRTGEHTVQQQAARLVDLGSGAVLAEKTAVDDSVQQLLGLTHEDFTRAVVLPQGKFDEVLKKVRPADRFKMLERLFGLDEYGDKLKQKVERRLQQVQERHAAVQGELDGLGDASARALDQARAVLEQAQARENALAGQLAEMEQREKELAAVWQWQQELEQVEEDLDRLRQQEEEVERQRQALLAAGRAAMVVPLGEEFRQAGTAAREAEQALGLLQERLPGVRRTLEEAQQAARRAAEERRQCEPLLLEKRGRLEQAGRLEKELADLKQQGREKVGQLQELEREQKELALQREEKSRRQEELEQQLAACRRELGQVTLPFALRQHLDEAWLLWQSCRDAEERWSRAGEQSRSWQEKLGLAQTELAAAQRNLQEAEKAVRELEQAVDRARQAELAAALAAGLVAGQPCPVCGSPHHPRPAGEAAGSELARLNEQLATAQQALENARRREKQAAAARAALQGRWAEAAAAEREAAVALDGQRQYMQKVLQALAGAAAAAGPGPAGGEDAFSLLCRQALQQPALLEELRQQAVEREKRREELEERRAGLEKDRSALALELSACEERLRELAVALTAGQAALSEMRRQYRAKQEQLRELTGGQPVQELLEAVQQELDGLAHREEETRRAADAAAGELAQLEKQQAVKQKETELAAQRLQRARQALDIALAASGFAALEQAEAAWLDEGQQEQYRNAVEEHQRQQERLLGQQHSLQERLAGRRLAAAEWQRFGEELEKLRRDYRAALQDKAVALEALENKKRAHARWCELVAALAELEKQRGRLEELKSLLRGNAFVQFVAQEQLVNIARAASVRLGQLTRYRYALEVTGEGGFIISDEANGGIKRPVSSLSGGETFLASLALALALSAQIQLKGRHPLEFFFLDEGFGTLDAGLLDTVVSTLEQLRLENLHIGLISHVPELQKRLPRRLLVHPPGPDGRGSRVELEVG, translated from the coding sequence ATGAAACCCTTGCATTTGAAAATTTCCGGCCTGCACAGTTTCAGCGAGCCCCAGGAGATTGACTTCCGCCAGTTGTGTGCCGCCAGCCTGTTCGGTATTTTCGGCCCCACCGGCAGCGGCAAGTCCACCATCCTGGATGCCATCACTCTGGCCCTCTACGGCAGGGTGGACCGGGCCGCCCGCGGTACCCAGGGCATCATGCACCATGCTGTGGACAGGCTGGAGGTGCAGTTCACCTTTGCCCTGGGGCAGGGTGGGGAGGAAGCGGCCTACCGGGTGGAACGGGTGTACAGGAGGACGGGCGAGCACACGGTGCAGCAACAGGCCGCCCGGCTGGTGGATCTGGGCAGCGGGGCGGTGCTGGCCGAAAAAACCGCCGTGGATGACAGCGTGCAGCAGTTGCTGGGCCTGACCCACGAAGACTTCACCCGGGCCGTGGTGCTGCCCCAGGGCAAGTTTGACGAAGTGCTGAAAAAGGTGCGACCGGCCGACCGGTTTAAAATGCTGGAGCGCCTCTTCGGCCTGGACGAGTACGGCGACAAATTGAAGCAAAAGGTGGAGCGGCGCCTGCAGCAGGTGCAGGAGCGACATGCGGCCGTGCAGGGCGAACTGGACGGTTTGGGCGATGCTTCCGCCCGGGCTCTGGACCAGGCCCGGGCCGTCCTGGAGCAGGCTCAGGCCCGGGAAAACGCACTGGCCGGGCAGCTGGCCGAGATGGAGCAGCGGGAAAAGGAATTGGCCGCGGTCTGGCAGTGGCAGCAGGAACTGGAACAGGTGGAGGAAGATCTGGACCGGCTGCGCCAGCAGGAAGAGGAAGTGGAGCGGCAAAGGCAGGCGCTTCTGGCGGCCGGCCGGGCGGCCATGGTGGTGCCGCTGGGAGAGGAATTCCGGCAGGCCGGGACGGCCGCCCGGGAGGCCGAGCAGGCACTGGGGCTTTTGCAGGAACGGCTGCCCGGGGTCCGCCGCACACTGGAAGAGGCGCAGCAGGCCGCCCGCCGGGCGGCGGAGGAGCGGCGGCAGTGTGAGCCGCTGCTGCTGGAAAAGCGGGGCCGCCTGGAGCAGGCCGGGCGTCTGGAAAAGGAACTGGCCGATCTCAAGCAGCAGGGCCGGGAGAAGGTCGGCCAGTTGCAAGAACTGGAACGGGAACAGAAAGAGCTGGCGCTGCAGCGGGAGGAAAAAAGCCGCCGGCAGGAGGAGCTGGAGCAGCAGCTGGCGGCATGCCGCCGGGAGCTGGGGCAGGTAACGCTGCCCTTTGCCCTGCGTCAGCACCTGGATGAGGCCTGGCTGCTCTGGCAAAGCTGCCGGGACGCAGAGGAGCGCTGGAGCAGGGCCGGCGAGCAGAGCAGATCCTGGCAGGAAAAGCTGGGCTTGGCGCAAACTGAACTGGCGGCGGCGCAGCGGAACCTGCAGGAAGCGGAAAAAGCCGTCCGGGAACTGGAACAGGCTGTGGACCGGGCTCGCCAGGCCGAACTGGCCGCTGCACTGGCGGCCGGTTTGGTGGCCGGGCAGCCCTGCCCGGTGTGCGGCTCGCCACACCACCCCCGGCCGGCCGGCGAAGCGGCCGGGTCGGAGTTGGCCCGGCTGAATGAGCAGCTGGCGACGGCACAGCAGGCCCTGGAAAACGCTCGCCGCCGGGAGAAGCAGGCCGCCGCAGCCCGGGCCGCGCTGCAGGGCCGTTGGGCGGAAGCCGCAGCGGCGGAGCGGGAGGCGGCGGTGGCCCTGGACGGGCAGCGGCAGTACATGCAAAAGGTGCTGCAGGCCCTGGCCGGGGCTGCCGCGGCGGCCGGCCCGGGCCCGGCCGGTGGGGAGGATGCTTTCAGTTTGCTCTGCCGGCAGGCGTTGCAGCAGCCGGCCCTGCTGGAAGAACTGCGGCAGCAGGCGGTGGAGCGGGAAAAACGGCGGGAAGAACTGGAAGAAAGGCGTGCCGGTCTGGAAAAGGACAGAAGCGCCCTGGCGCTTGAGCTATCCGCCTGTGAGGAGCGGCTGCGCGAACTGGCCGTGGCGCTGACGGCCGGTCAGGCCGCTTTGAGCGAAATGCGCCGCCAGTACAGAGCAAAGCAGGAGCAGCTCAGAGAGCTCACCGGCGGGCAGCCGGTGCAGGAGCTGCTGGAGGCTGTGCAGCAGGAGCTGGATGGTCTGGCACACCGTGAGGAAGAGACCCGCCGGGCAGCCGATGCTGCCGCCGGGGAGCTGGCCCAGCTGGAGAAACAGCAGGCAGTAAAGCAAAAAGAGACGGAACTGGCCGCCCAGCGCCTGCAGCGGGCGCGGCAGGCGCTGGACATTGCCCTGGCGGCCAGCGGTTTTGCTGCGCTGGAGCAGGCTGAGGCGGCCTGGCTGGATGAAGGGCAGCAGGAGCAGTACCGCAATGCGGTGGAGGAACATCAGCGCCAGCAGGAGCGGTTGCTGGGGCAGCAGCACAGCCTGCAGGAACGGCTGGCCGGGCGGCGGCTGGCGGCGGCAGAATGGCAGCGGTTTGGCGAAGAGCTGGAAAAGCTGCGCCGGGATTACCGGGCCGCCCTGCAGGACAAAGCGGTGGCCCTGGAGGCCCTGGAAAACAAAAAACGCGCCCACGCCCGCTGGTGCGAACTGGTCGCGGCACTGGCCGAACTGGAAAAACAGCGCGGCCGGCTGGAGGAACTGAAAAGCCTGCTGCGGGGCAATGCCTTTGTGCAGTTTGTGGCCCAGGAGCAGCTGGTGAACATTGCCCGGGCCGCTTCGGTCCGGCTGGGGCAGCTCACCCGCTACCGCTATGCTCTGGAGGTAACGGGTGAAGGTGGCTTTATTATCAGCGATGAGGCCAACGGTGGCATCAAGCGGCCGGTGAGCAGCCTGTCCGGCGGTGAGACCTTTTTAGCTTCCCTGGCTCTGGCCCTGGCCCTCTCGGCCCAGATTCAGCTGAAAGGGCGTCACCCGCTGGAATTTTTCTTCCTGGACGAGGGCTTTGGCACACTGGATGCCGGGCTGCTGGATACGGTGGTGAGCACGCTGGAGCAACTGCGTCTGGAAAACCTGCACATCGGCCTGATCAGCCACGTGCCCGAGCTGCAAAAGCGCCTGCCCCGCCGCCTGCTGGTTCACCCGCCCGGCCCGGACGGCCGGGGCAGCCGGGTGGAACTGGAGGTAGGGTAG
- the panD gene encoding aspartate 1-decarboxylase — protein sequence MWLTMFKSKIHRATVTEANLNYMGSITIDSALLEAAGILPHEKVQVVNNNNGARLETYVIAGPRDSGVICLNGAAARLVQPGDTVIIIAYALLTPEEAAVFRPTVVMVDGQNRIIEIRHAELPGETG from the coding sequence ATGTGGCTGACCATGTTTAAAAGCAAAATCCACCGGGCCACCGTCACCGAGGCCAACCTCAATTATATGGGCAGCATCACCATTGACTCTGCCCTGCTGGAAGCGGCCGGCATTCTGCCCCACGAAAAGGTGCAGGTGGTGAACAACAACAATGGCGCCCGGCTGGAGACCTATGTAATTGCCGGCCCGCGCGATTCGGGCGTAATTTGCCTGAACGGCGCCGCCGCCCGGCTGGTGCAGCCCGGCGACACGGTGATCATCATTGCCTACGCCCTGCTCACCCCGGAGGAAGCGGCCGTTTTTCGCCCCACCGTGGTTATGGTGGACGGGCAAAACCGCATCATTGAAATTCGCCATGCCGAACTGCCGGGAGAAACAGGCTAA
- the panC gene encoding pantoate--beta-alanine ligase, with amino-acid sequence MQLLTEIARVRQFVGENRRQGKSIGFVPTMGYLHEGHLELMRQARRQCDVVIISIFVNPLQFGPSEDFNRYPRDLERDLKLAATVPVDAVFYPEAAEMYPPGYSTHVDVTGLTDCLCGRSRPGHFRGVATVVTKLFNIVQPDRAYFGQKDAQQVLVIRRLVEDLNLPLEIVTVPTVREADGLAMSSRNVYLSPPERAAAPVIYQSLLNARDAVRQGEKNVTRLEELVQRQISSAPGAQIDYCEIRALPNLERIQQISGPALLAVAVRFGQTRLIDNIVLEG; translated from the coding sequence ATGCAGTTACTGACAGAAATTGCCCGGGTCCGCCAGTTTGTCGGCGAAAACCGCCGCCAGGGCAAAAGCATCGGCTTTGTACCCACCATGGGTTACCTGCACGAAGGACACCTGGAATTGATGCGCCAGGCCCGCCGGCAATGCGACGTGGTGATCATCAGCATTTTTGTCAACCCGCTGCAGTTCGGCCCCAGCGAGGACTTTAACCGCTACCCCCGCGATTTGGAACGCGACCTCAAGCTGGCCGCCACGGTACCGGTGGATGCCGTCTTTTACCCGGAGGCAGCGGAAATGTACCCGCCCGGTTACAGCACCCATGTGGACGTGACCGGCCTGACCGACTGCCTGTGCGGGCGCTCCCGCCCCGGCCACTTCCGCGGCGTGGCCACCGTGGTCACCAAACTGTTCAATATAGTGCAGCCCGACCGGGCCTACTTCGGCCAGAAGGATGCCCAGCAGGTGCTGGTGATCAGGCGCCTGGTGGAAGACCTGAACCTGCCCCTGGAAATAGTCACCGTGCCCACCGTGCGCGAGGCCGACGGGCTGGCCATGAGCTCGCGCAATGTCTATTTGAGCCCGCCCGAGCGGGCCGCCGCGCCTGTGATCTACCAGAGCCTGCTGAACGCCCGGGATGCGGTGCGACAGGGGGAAAAAAACGTGACCCGGCTGGAAGAGCTGGTGCAGCGCCAGATCAGCAGCGCCCCCGGCGCGCAGATCGACTATTGCGAGATCCGCGCCCTGCCCAATCTGGAAAGAATCCAGCAGATCAGCGGGCCCGCCCTGCTGGCCGTGGCCGTGCGCTTCGGCCAGACCCGGCTGATTGACAATATTGTACTGGAAGGATGA
- the panB gene encoding 3-methyl-2-oxobutanoate hydroxymethyltransferase: MSNQRVTTAYFRQAKQEGRPLTMLTAYDFPTARLVDAAGIDAILVGDSLGNVVLGYESTIPVTMEDMLHHVKAVTRAVKRAMVVADMPFLSYHISVEESVRNAGRMLQEGLAQAVKLEGGREVLPQVKAIVSAGIPVMGHLGLTPQSIHQLGGYKVQGKDEAAARKLLDDALALEQAGVFSIVLECVPTPLATLVTQKLSVPTIGIGAGPHCDGQVLVTHDLLGLYGGFSPKFAKRYAQLHENIMAALTAYREEVQSRTFPGPEHSFGMDETLLEKLY, encoded by the coding sequence ATGAGCAACCAAAGAGTGACCACGGCTTACTTCCGGCAGGCCAAACAGGAGGGACGGCCGCTGACAATGCTTACCGCCTATGACTTCCCCACCGCCCGGCTGGTGGACGCCGCGGGCATTGACGCCATCCTGGTGGGCGACTCGCTGGGCAATGTGGTGCTGGGCTACGAGTCCACCATTCCGGTGACCATGGAGGATATGCTGCACCACGTCAAGGCGGTCACCCGCGCCGTAAAACGGGCCATGGTGGTGGCCGACATGCCTTTTCTTTCTTACCACATCTCTGTGGAAGAAAGCGTGCGCAATGCGGGACGCATGCTGCAGGAGGGTCTGGCCCAGGCCGTCAAACTGGAAGGCGGCCGGGAAGTACTGCCCCAGGTGAAAGCCATCGTCAGCGCCGGTATCCCGGTGATGGGCCACCTGGGTCTCACCCCCCAATCCATCCACCAGCTGGGCGGCTACAAAGTGCAGGGCAAGGATGAAGCGGCCGCCCGCAAACTGCTGGACGATGCCCTGGCCCTGGAGCAGGCGGGCGTGTTCTCCATTGTACTGGAATGCGTGCCCACACCGCTGGCCACCCTGGTGACGCAAAAGCTGAGCGTGCCCACCATCGGTATCGGCGCCGGACCCCACTGCGACGGCCAGGTGCTGGTCACCCACGACCTGCTGGGCCTGTACGGCGGCTTTTCGCCCAAGTTCGCCAAGCGCTACGCCCAGTTGCACGAGAACATCATGGCTGCTTTAACGGCCTACCGGGAAGAGGTGCAGAGCCGTACCTTCCCCGGACCGGAACACAGCTTTGGCATGGATGAAACCTTGCTGGAGAAATTGTACTAA
- a CDS encoding Rossmann-like and DUF2520 domain-containing protein — protein MTQKPRTAIIGAGKVGSALAILLKARGYPLAGIASKSFASACRLADLTGAPAFDSPLPLVDSAELVFITTPDREIAPVSAYLAEAGAYHPGQVVAHTSGAHSADELLGARQAGALAVSIHPLQSFADLDTARRNLPGSYFALEGDAAALPLAEQIVSDLGGKSFHIRAQDKPLYHAAACIASNYLVALLHFATGLYEKFGLTRQEAFAALQPLVQGTLNNIAAVGPVQALTGPIARGDIPTLRGHLPALEEAGSQLAHLYRALGQYTVKIALEKGTIDHRQALALAEVLKEEKQYEQPKSDHGLLPAGQTGGTAADNAYRL, from the coding sequence ATGACCCAAAAACCCCGCACGGCCATCATCGGTGCCGGCAAAGTGGGCAGCGCCCTGGCCATATTGCTTAAAGCGCGTGGTTACCCGCTGGCCGGCATTGCCAGTAAAAGTTTTGCCTCGGCCTGCCGCCTGGCCGATTTAACCGGCGCCCCGGCCTTTGATTCACCCCTGCCGCTGGTGGACAGCGCCGAACTGGTCTTCATCACCACGCCCGACCGGGAAATCGCCCCGGTGAGCGCCTACCTGGCGGAAGCCGGTGCCTACCACCCCGGCCAGGTGGTGGCCCACACCAGCGGCGCCCACAGCGCCGACGAGCTGCTGGGCGCCCGACAGGCCGGCGCCCTGGCCGTCTCCATTCACCCGCTGCAGTCCTTTGCCGACCTGGACACGGCTCGCCGCAACCTGCCGGGCTCCTATTTCGCCCTGGAAGGCGATGCCGCCGCTCTGCCCCTGGCCGAGCAAATTGTATCCGATCTGGGGGGCAAAAGCTTTCACATCCGGGCTCAAGACAAACCGCTCTACCATGCAGCGGCCTGCATTGCCTCCAATTACCTGGTGGCACTTTTGCACTTTGCCACCGGACTTTACGAAAAATTCGGCCTGACACGCCAGGAAGCCTTTGCCGCGCTGCAGCCCCTGGTGCAGGGCACGCTGAACAACATCGCCGCCGTCGGCCCGGTGCAGGCACTCACCGGACCCATCGCCCGCGGCGACATCCCCACCCTGCGCGGCCACCTGCCCGCGCTGGAAGAGGCAGGCAGCCAGCTGGCGCATTTATACCGCGCTTTAGGACAATATACTGTTAAAATCGCCCTGGAAAAGGGTACTATCGACCACCGGCAGGCCCTGGCCCTGGCGGAGGTATTAAAGGAGGAAAAGCAATATGAGCAACCAAAGAGTGACCACGGCTTACTTCCGGCAGGCCAAACAGGAGGGACGGCCGCTGACAATGCTTACCGCCTATGA
- a CDS encoding RNA polymerase sigma factor — MLPNEKKPPFTELYEGNFARINRYLRYRLADPWEADDLTAQVFLRALEKYASFRADVPAHVWLFRLAHNLLVDHYRREQSRPRRLDMEKALAELVAVAADTPEERLLQEEELRQLRLCLLQLPADYQEVLSLRYGADLKFAEIGRVLGRSEAIVRVWHWRGLKALRRAFQEWRDKKRGEWECPETNKAKQMAAR; from the coding sequence TTGTTACCCAACGAAAAAAAGCCGCCCTTTACGGAACTTTATGAGGGGAACTTTGCGCGCATCAACCGTTACCTGCGCTACCGTCTGGCCGACCCCTGGGAGGCCGATGATTTGACGGCACAGGTGTTTTTAAGGGCACTGGAGAAATACGCTTCTTTCCGCGCCGATGTACCGGCTCACGTCTGGCTTTTCCGCCTGGCCCACAACCTGCTGGTGGACCACTATCGCCGGGAGCAATCCCGGCCAAGGCGATTGGATATGGAGAAAGCTCTGGCCGAACTGGTGGCTGTGGCAGCGGACACGCCCGAGGAGCGCCTCTTGCAGGAGGAGGAATTGCGGCAGTTGCGGCTTTGTTTGCTCCAGTTGCCGGCCGATTATCAGGAAGTGCTTTCGCTGCGTTACGGCGCCGACCTGAAATTTGCCGAAATTGGCCGGGTGCTGGGGCGCTCCGAGGCTATAGTACGGGTGTGGCACTGGCGGGGCCTGAAGGCCCTGCGCCGGGCCTTTCAGGAGTGGCGAGATAAAAAGCGAGGTGAGTGGGAGTGCCCGGAAACCAACAAAGCAAAGCAGATGGCGGCAAGATAA
- a CDS encoding TolB family protein, producing MPGNQQSKADGGKITSLQEWQERRRGTENIELLAEKMRRLRAATPVNEELRQQLRQKLAQRLAAQAPGADPSSGVLPDIRTGAGGTGEETAAVNIADGMRTVSMRGERRRERWWPWLAALSVLLLLAAGLLYYRQLPRQLVVTGRQELGGFLAAGEKDTALQLAVPPGEDYLLAAGHGRLLLMDRQGSQRAVLGEAHDQYSYPAISPDGRYLAVAHTASGRGAEICLAEIPGFNSWNQFSTALTEKLREARRIPVPAGVSKLSSLYWAPLGPKLVFSGIKDGDNAGQNDGEIFITSWQEDARGTFVQQTQFLTEGRAAGWSPDGRWLLLTRSRDGEEKIYLRPNPWLFSQSAGQEVLLGNGSQPLWLKEGYLLFVRPVQQEMVLTYSPDGLPGLVLSRWEEELCWVRPEGDFSRWTSATRLKLLERAAVLLPAESGLPTAVLEWVQRMEARGMQRARLSLPPQRRILELVMGEEKGGRRAVYYVLGQQQRLTVGRLELAERTGEEEKNGQK from the coding sequence GTGCCCGGAAACCAACAAAGCAAAGCAGATGGCGGCAAGATAACCAGCCTGCAGGAGTGGCAGGAGCGCCGCCGGGGAACCGAAAATATTGAGCTGCTGGCGGAAAAAATGCGCCGCCTGCGCGCGGCCACGCCGGTAAATGAAGAACTGCGCCAGCAGCTGCGGCAAAAACTGGCCCAACGTTTGGCTGCCCAGGCACCGGGTGCTGACCCATCGTCAGGGGTGTTGCCGGACATCAGGACCGGTGCAGGCGGTACCGGGGAGGAAACCGCAGCGGTGAACATTGCTGACGGGATGCGCACCGTCTCCATGCGGGGAGAGCGGCGGCGGGAGCGGTGGTGGCCATGGCTGGCGGCACTGAGCGTCTTGCTGCTGCTGGCGGCCGGGCTGCTATACTACCGGCAATTGCCCCGCCAGCTGGTGGTGACCGGCCGGCAGGAACTGGGCGGCTTTCTGGCGGCGGGGGAAAAAGACACTGCTTTGCAACTGGCGGTACCGCCGGGGGAGGACTACTTGCTGGCAGCCGGACACGGTCGTTTGTTATTAATGGACAGGCAGGGCAGTCAGCGGGCAGTGCTGGGTGAAGCGCACGACCAGTACAGTTATCCGGCCATATCGCCCGACGGGCGCTATTTGGCCGTGGCCCACACGGCTTCCGGTCGGGGGGCGGAGATTTGCCTGGCCGAGATACCTGGCTTTAACAGCTGGAACCAGTTTAGCACTGCTCTGACCGAAAAACTGCGGGAGGCCCGGCGGATACCAGTGCCTGCCGGGGTAAGCAAATTATCCAGTTTGTACTGGGCGCCCCTGGGACCCAAGCTGGTTTTTTCCGGAATAAAAGATGGGGATAATGCTGGGCAAAATGATGGAGAAATCTTTATTACCAGCTGGCAGGAAGATGCCCGGGGTACCTTTGTGCAGCAGACACAGTTTTTAACCGAAGGCCGGGCGGCCGGCTGGTCGCCCGACGGGCGCTGGTTGTTGCTAACCCGGTCCCGGGACGGGGAAGAGAAGATTTACCTGCGGCCCAATCCCTGGCTTTTCAGCCAGTCGGCCGGGCAGGAAGTGCTTTTGGGCAATGGTAGCCAGCCTCTCTGGCTCAAGGAAGGTTATTTGCTCTTTGTGCGGCCGGTGCAGCAGGAAATGGTGCTCACTTATTCGCCGGATGGCTTGCCCGGCCTGGTGCTGAGCCGCTGGGAAGAGGAACTGTGCTGGGTGCGGCCGGAGGGGGATTTTTCCCGGTGGACATCTGCAACCCGGCTTAAGTTGCTAGAGCGGGCTGCGGTTCTGCTGCCCGCGGAGAGTGGATTGCCCACCGCGGTGCTGGAGTGGGTACAGCGCATGGAGGCCCGGGGGATGCAGCGGGCGCGGCTCAGTCTGCCGCCCCAGCGCCGCATTCTGGAGCTGGTCATGGGTGAGGAAAAAGGGGGGCGCCGGGCGGTTTATTATGTGTTGGGCCAGCAGCAACGGCTGACCGTTGGCCGCCTGGAGCTGGCGGAAAGAACTGGTGAGGAGGAGAAAAATGGGCAGAAATAA